One genomic segment of Sparus aurata chromosome 24, fSpaAur1.1, whole genome shotgun sequence includes these proteins:
- the LOC115576519 gene encoding kynureninase-like, translating into MGWWGHNLDTRFQMSNALELQPGVRGFRLSNQPILLVCPLQASLEVFNMTSMQALRRKSVLLTGYLEYLIQQYYTKDAAQPHKPHVSIITPSDPQQRGCQLSLCSPSTSRRSSRNWRRGASL; encoded by the exons ATGGGATGGTGGGGACACAACCTGGACACTCGCTTCCAGATGAGCAACG CGTTGGAGCTGCAGCCCGGAGTGCGCGGCTTCAGACTGTCCAACCAGCCCATCCTGCTGGTCTGCCCCCTGCAGGCCAGTCTGGAG GTGTTCAACATGACCAGTATGCAGGCGCTGCGCAGGAagtccgtcctgctgacgggtTACCTGGAGTACCTGATCCAACAGTATTACACCAAAGACGCGGCGCAGCCTCACAAACCTCACGTCAGCATCATCACACCCTCCGACCCTCAGCAGAGAGGCTGCCAGCTCTCACTCTGCTCTCCATCCACATCCAGAAGGTCTTCCAGGAATTGGAGAAGAGGGGCGTCGCTGTGA
- the LOC115576520 gene encoding NACHT, LRR and PYD domains-containing protein 14-like, with translation MAHVDRNLLLQLIHCCAASDAQQGAAVSLLRTLQHRLDLSCSSCVELLQEGQSETLSLTDEDCRAVSTILRHSSQHTQLHLQDCEVEDSGLDLLFPVLDRVLLRASKTVVLQLLSLVPVNRDRDTVRRAVSLCGALGGELDLSHTTLDQSSCGALAQLLDVSEGLTELDLSHCELTDQLLLSLLTHLHKVQVLDLSHNKITDASADMLLELVSINPSMDTVRLFGNNIEDRTPFKTEKQFEMW, from the exons ATGGCACA TGTGGACAgaaatctgctgctgcagttgatCCACTGCTGTGCTGCCTCTGACGCCCAGCAGGGGGCAGCCGTCAGCCTGCTCAGGACTCTGCAGCACAGGCTGGATctgtcctgctcctcctgtgtggagctgctgcaggagggtCAGAGTGAAACTCTCAGTCTGACTGATGAGGACTGCAGGGCCGTCTCCACCATCCTGAGACACAGCAGCCAGCACactcagctccacctgcaggactgTGAGGTGGAGGACAGCGGACTGGACCTGCTGTTTCCTGTCCTGGACAGAGTCCTCCTCAG AGCCAGTAAGACTGtcgtcctccagctgctgtccCTGGTTCCtgtgaacagagacagagacacagtgagacGGGCGGTGTCCCTGTGTGGAGCCCTGGGTGGAGAACTGGACCTCAGTCACACCACACTGGATCAGAGCTCCTGTGGAGCTTTGGCTCAGCTGCTGGACGTCTCTGAAGGGCTGacagaactggacctgagtcacTGTGAGCTCActgaccagctgctgctctcactcCTCACACATCTGCACAAAGTCCAAGTCCTGGA tcTGAGTCACAATAAGATCACTGATGCTTCTGCTGACATGTTACTTGAACTGGTCTCCATCAACCCCTCCATGGACACTGTGCG ACTCTTTGGAAACAACATTGAGGACAGAACACCCTTTAAGACAGAGAAGCAGTTTGAAATGTGGTGA
- the LOC115577050 gene encoding uncharacterized protein LOC115577050, protein MGMETNAMEETNAMEETNAMEETNAMEEVNAMEGRNSVEETNAMEKMTAIEEVNAMEERNSVEETNSMEEANPMEKTNAMDAANAMEKRSAMEEMSPLEIAVKMTIGRIAMGMTAMEMIAIGMIAVGMISMEMIAIGMIAVGMTAMGMTAMEMTAMEMIAIGMIAVWMISMGMITRGDTALTTMTTTGGGAAPAVKTANTDVTQALVAAVGVMGVAVEAGAGAAAAARMTVTAADVKSTATSMVEVTVVMDVAVVVVTVVVTGRQVNTGSQRPR, encoded by the exons ATGGGCATGGAGACGAACGCCATGGAAGAGACGAACGCCATGGAGGAGACGAACGCCATGGAGGAGACGAACGCTATGGAGGAGGTGAACGCTATGGAGGGGAGGAACTCTGTGGAGGAGACGAACGCTATGGAGAAGATGACCGCCATAGAGGAGGTGAACGCTATGGAGGAGAGGAACTCTGTGGAGGAGACGAACTCTATGGAGGAGGCGAACCCTATGGAGAAGACGAACGCCATGGACGCGGCGAACGCTATGGAGAAGAGGAGTGCTATGGAGGAGATGAGCCCTTTGGAGATCGCTGTCAAGATGACTATAGGGAGGATCGCCATGGGGATGACCGCCATGGAGATGATCGCTATAGGGATGATCGCTGTGGGGATGATCTCCATGGAGATGATCGCTATAGGGATGATCGCTGTGGGGATGACCGCCATGGGGATGACCGCCATGGAGATGACCGCCATGGAGATGATCGCTATAGGGATGATCGCTGTGTGGATGATCTCCATGGGGATGATCACCAGAGGCGACACAGCCCTGACCACGATGACGACCACCGGAGGAGGTGCAGCCCCGGCCGTGAAGACCGCGAACACGGACGTGACTCAAGCCCTCGTCGCCGCAGTGGGAGTCATGGGAGTGGCAGTGGAGGCGGGAGCGGGAGCGGCAGCGGCAGCGAGGATGACGGTCACGGCGGCCGACGTAAAAAGCACGGCCACAAGCATGGTGGAGGTCACGGTGGTCATGGACGTGGCCGTGGTCGTGGTCACGGTCGTGGTCACTGGTAGACAGGtgaacacag GCAGCCAGCGGCCTCGCTGA